One window of the Pempheris klunzingeri isolate RE-2024b chromosome 10, fPemKlu1.hap1, whole genome shotgun sequence genome contains the following:
- the otos2 gene encoding otospiralin-like, which translates to MRALYVPVLLCSLLLGFLPPTGAEVSDAGGRREERERRSLPYWGLWSSDFFGWLEELRAQAAHEGMQDLARTFWAHFPIAGQLGYDSPESDPQLEE; encoded by the exons ATGCGTGCTCTATATGtgcctgtgctgctctgctcccttCTGCTCGGCTTCCTGCCACCCACAG GAGCAGAGGTGAGCGATGCAGGcggcaggagggaggagagggagagacggagctTACCCTACTGGGGCCTTTGGTCCTCGGACTTCTTTGGGtggctggaggagctgagagccCAGGCAGCTCACGAGGGGATGCAGGACCTGGCTCGCACCTTCTGGGCTCACTTCCCGATCGCCGGCCAACTGGGCTACGACAGTCCCGAGTCTGACCCTCAGCTTGAGGAGTGA
- the LOC139208057 gene encoding cytoplasmic protein NCK2-like encodes MTEEVIVVAKWDYTAQQDQELDIRKNERLFLLDDSKTWWRVRNLTNQTGYVPSNYVERKNSLKKGSLVKNIKDTLGLGKTKRKTSARDASPTPSSDTEYPSNGSGGGGGGGAAERIYDLNIPAVVKFAYTAEREDELTLVKGSRVIVMEKCSDGWWRGSQAGRVGWFPSNYVQEEEELSGADDRGEGDSSRAYHGGSQGTLLANGRAGGYGGVLHLVQTLYPFSSVTEEELNFEKGEVMEVVEKPENDPEWWRCKNSRGMVGLVPKNYVTVLDERPGLHSSTSSSPQNRFLAPARSGKFAGRDWYYGNITRHQAECILNEKGEEGDFLVRDSESSPSDFSVSLKAVGKNKHFKVQLSEGVYCIGQRRFNSMDELVEHYKKAPIFTSEHGEKLYLVKALL; translated from the exons ATGACAGAGGAGGTGATTGTTGTAGCCAAGTGGGACTACACGGCCCAGCAGGACCAGGAACTTGACATCCGTAAAAACGAGCGTCTCTTCCTCCTGGATGATTCAAAGACCTGGTGGCGCGTCCGCAACCTCACCAACCAAACAGGCTACGTGCCATCCAACTACGTTGAGCGCAAGAACAGCCTGAAGAAAGGCTCGCTGGTGAAGAACATCAAAGACACACTGG GTTTGGGAAAAACTAAGAGGAAGACAAGCGCCCGTGATGCTTCCCCAACGCCAAGTTCAGACACAGAGTACCCCTCCAATGGCAGCGGGGGTGGAGGGGGCGGGGGAGCTGCTGAAAGAATCTACGACCTCAACATTCCCGCTGTGGTCAAGTTTGCctacacagcagagagagaagacgagCTGACCCTGGTCAAGGGCTCCAGGGTGATCGTGATGGAGAAGTGTAGTGACGGCTGGTGGCGGGGCAGCCAGGCGGGCCGCGTCGGCTGGTTTCCATCCAATTATGtccaggaggaagaggagctcaGCGGGGCGGATGACAGAGGGGAGGGCGATTCCTCGCGGGCCTACCACGGGGGCTCTCAAGGGACTTTGCTGGCCAACGGGCGTGCAGGTGGTTACGGTGGAGTGCTCCACTTGGTTCAAACACTCTACCCCTTCAGCTCTGTGACAGAAGAGGAGCTGAATTTTGAGAAGGGAGAGGTcatggaggtggtggagaagcCCGAGAACGACCCGGAGTGGTGGAGGTGTAAGAACTCGCGTGGCATGGTGGGCCTGGTACCTAAAAACTATGTGACGGTGCTGGACGAGCGGCCCGGCCTTCACTCCTCGACATCGAGCTCCCCGCAGAACCGCTTCTTGGCACCAGCACGCTCAGGGAAGTTCGCTGGGAGGGACTGGTACTACGGCAACATCACCAGACACCAGGCCGAGTGTATCCTCAacgagaaaggagaggagggcgATTTCCTCGTACGAGACAGCGAGTCATCG CCCAGtgatttctctgtgtctctgaaggCGGTCGGGAAGAATAAGCACTTTAAAGTGCAGCTGTCAGAGGGAGTGTACTGTATCGGCCAGCGCAGGTTCAACTCCATGGATGAACTAGTGGAGCACTACAAGAAAGCCCCCATCTTCACCAGCGAACATGGAGAGAAGCTGTACCTggtcaaagcactgctgtga